Proteins from one Diprion similis isolate iyDipSimi1 chromosome 3, iyDipSimi1.1, whole genome shotgun sequence genomic window:
- the LOC124404297 gene encoding E3 ubiquitin-protein ligase RING1-like isoform X1 → MLVGKKGRVSVHNKSVGETMASTEQVGLNKTWELSLYELHRTPQDAITDNTEIAVSPRSLHSELMCPICLDMLKKTMTTKECLHRFCSDCIITALRSGNKECPTCRKKLVSKRSLRPDPNFDLLISKIYPSRDEYEAHQERVLAKLNKSHSQAALVNSITEGIKLQSQNRPQRSRKNANEPENPNGTTPNNIGANTSGRTTPVTPINPANQSDSSQGLTGNINNSNGLGNVISNTNQPNSNNNVSQPASSPAVSGTTSRNSTTPSPNPSNQIPKPAKRQKSLQNSENDSAGSSAEAETGGGDSMVDTEGEGPSEPLMLNEIELVFKPHPTEMAGDNSLIKALKENSIRYIKTTANATVDHLSKYLAMRLTLDLDTELSESHRHLNFCIYIAPSPGQLVVLSGSQTLRQVNDKFWRVNRPLEMYYSWKKT, encoded by the exons ATGCTGGTAGGCAAGAAAGGGCGAGTATCGGTGCATAACAAGAGTGTCGGCGAGACGATGGCGTCAACGGAGCAAGTTGGTCTAAACAAGACGTGGGAGCTGTCGCTCTACGAGTTACACCGAACGCCGCAGGACGCGATAACAGATAACACGGAGATAGCGGTAAGCCCGCGAAGCTTGCACAGCGAATTGATGTGCCCGATATGCCTCGACATGCTGAAGAAAACAATGACAACCAAAGAGTGTCTCCACCGTTTTTGCTCCGACTGTATAATCACTGCACTTAGGAGCGGCAACAAG gAATGTCCGACGTGTCGGAAGAAGCTGGTGTCCAAGCGTTCGCTGCGCCCCGATCCTAACTTCGATCTTCTAATTTCCAAGATTTATCCGAGTCGTGACGAGTACGAGGCCCACCAGGAGCGCGTACTGGCTAAACTAAACAAGTCTCATTCGCAAGCGGCGCTCGTTAATTCAATAACAGAAGGGATCAAGCTGCAGAGTCAGAACAGGCCCCAGAGATCTAGAAAGAATGCCAACGAGCCAGAGAATCCCAATGGTACTACGCCCAATAACATCGGAGCAAATACCAGCGGGAGAACGACACCTGTCACTCCGATCAATCCTGCTAATCAAAGCGACTCCTCGCAGGGACTTActggaaatattaataacagtAATGGCCTGGGAAATGTTATTTCTAATACGAATCAACCAAATTCTAACAACAACGTATCTCAGCCAGCTAGTAGCCCTGCCGTTTCAG GGACAACGTCCAGAAATTCAACGACACCATCTCCAAACCCATCAAATCAAATTCCTAAGCCAGCAAAGCGTCAGAAGAGTTTACAAAATTCGGAAAATGATTCAGCGGGATCTAGTGCGGAGGCTGAAACAGGCGGTGGTGATTCTATGGTGGATACCGAAGGCGAAGGACCTAGTGAACCGTTAATGCTGAACGAGATTGAATTAGTTTTCAAACCGCACCCAACAGAAATGGCAGGCGATAATTCACTGATCAAGGCATTGAAAGAAAACAGTATTCGATATATAAAAACAACGGCGAATGCGACag TTGACCATCTGAGCAAATATCTCGCAATGCGTCTGACGCTAGATCTGGACACAGAGTTGTCGGAGTCTCACAggcatttgaatttttgcatctACATCGCACCGTCCCCAGGACAGCTCGTGGTTTTGAGTGGTTCCCAAACGTTGCGTCAAGTTAACGACAAATTTTGGCGAGTAAACAGGCCCCTAGAGATGTATTATTCCTGGAAGAAAACCTAG
- the LOC124404297 gene encoding E3 ubiquitin-protein ligase RING1-like isoform X2 produces MLVGKKGRVSVHNKSVGETMASTEQVGLNKTWELSLYELHRTPQDAITDNTEIAVSPRSLHSELMCPICLDMLKKTMTTKECLHRFCSDCIITALRSGNKECPTCRKKLVSKRSLRPDPNFDLLISKIYPSRDEYEAHQERVLAKLNKSHSQAALVNSITEGIKLQSQNRPQRSRKNANEPENPNGTTPNNIGANTSGRTTPVTPINPANQSDSSQGLTGNINNRTTSRNSTTPSPNPSNQIPKPAKRQKSLQNSENDSAGSSAEAETGGGDSMVDTEGEGPSEPLMLNEIELVFKPHPTEMAGDNSLIKALKENSIRYIKTTANATVDHLSKYLAMRLTLDLDTELSESHRHLNFCIYIAPSPGQLVVLSGSQTLRQVNDKFWRVNRPLEMYYSWKKT; encoded by the exons ATGCTGGTAGGCAAGAAAGGGCGAGTATCGGTGCATAACAAGAGTGTCGGCGAGACGATGGCGTCAACGGAGCAAGTTGGTCTAAACAAGACGTGGGAGCTGTCGCTCTACGAGTTACACCGAACGCCGCAGGACGCGATAACAGATAACACGGAGATAGCGGTAAGCCCGCGAAGCTTGCACAGCGAATTGATGTGCCCGATATGCCTCGACATGCTGAAGAAAACAATGACAACCAAAGAGTGTCTCCACCGTTTTTGCTCCGACTGTATAATCACTGCACTTAGGAGCGGCAACAAG gAATGTCCGACGTGTCGGAAGAAGCTGGTGTCCAAGCGTTCGCTGCGCCCCGATCCTAACTTCGATCTTCTAATTTCCAAGATTTATCCGAGTCGTGACGAGTACGAGGCCCACCAGGAGCGCGTACTGGCTAAACTAAACAAGTCTCATTCGCAAGCGGCGCTCGTTAATTCAATAACAGAAGGGATCAAGCTGCAGAGTCAGAACAGGCCCCAGAGATCTAGAAAGAATGCCAACGAGCCAGAGAATCCCAATGGTACTACGCCCAATAACATCGGAGCAAATACCAGCGGGAGAACGACACCTGTCACTCCGATCAATCCTGCTAATCAAAGCGACTCCTCGCAGGGACTTActggaaatattaataaca GGACAACGTCCAGAAATTCAACGACACCATCTCCAAACCCATCAAATCAAATTCCTAAGCCAGCAAAGCGTCAGAAGAGTTTACAAAATTCGGAAAATGATTCAGCGGGATCTAGTGCGGAGGCTGAAACAGGCGGTGGTGATTCTATGGTGGATACCGAAGGCGAAGGACCTAGTGAACCGTTAATGCTGAACGAGATTGAATTAGTTTTCAAACCGCACCCAACAGAAATGGCAGGCGATAATTCACTGATCAAGGCATTGAAAGAAAACAGTATTCGATATATAAAAACAACGGCGAATGCGACag TTGACCATCTGAGCAAATATCTCGCAATGCGTCTGACGCTAGATCTGGACACAGAGTTGTCGGAGTCTCACAggcatttgaatttttgcatctACATCGCACCGTCCCCAGGACAGCTCGTGGTTTTGAGTGGTTCCCAAACGTTGCGTCAAGTTAACGACAAATTTTGGCGAGTAAACAGGCCCCTAGAGATGTATTATTCCTGGAAGAAAACCTAG